The following proteins are co-located in the Phragmites australis chromosome 10, lpPhrAust1.1, whole genome shotgun sequence genome:
- the LOC133931243 gene encoding leucine-rich repeat receptor-like kinase protein FLORAL ORGAN NUMBER1, which produces MLIPSSTTTATSGSSLLFPPLARHHAATAATMPPILLLLLVLISAHASGSSERDVYALGKLKAALVPATSGPPSPALADWDPAASPPTHCSFSGVSCDASTSRVVAINLTAVPLHGGSLPPEVALLDALANLTVAACSLPGRVPASLAAMPALRHLNLSNNNLTGPFPAPAAAGGEPYFPLLELVDAYNNNFSGPLPRFGAAHARLRYLHLGGNYFSGAIPESYADIAALEYLGLNGNTLSGHVPASLARLKRLREMYIGYYNQYDGGVPPEFGDLESLVRLDMSSCNLTGPIPPELGRLVRLDTLFLLMNRLSGEIPPELGDLKNLQSLDLSINELTGEIPASLANLTNLKLLNLFRNHLRGGIPEFVGDFAHLEVLQLWENNLTGNLPAALGKNGRLKKLDVATNHLTGPIPPDLCSGLKLELLVLMENGLFGPIPQSLGDCRTLTRVRLGKNFLSGTVPAGLFDLPQTDMLELSDNLLTGELPDVISGDKIGMLMLGNNGIGGRIPPSIGNLPALQTLSLESNNFSGALPPEIGRLRNLTRLNISGNSLTGAIPRELMGCGSLSAIDLSRNDLSGGIPDTITSLKILCTLNVSRNRLSGELPSDMSNMTSLTTLDVSYNLLSGPVPMQGQLLVFNESSFVGNPGLCGGPFADACSPSAVGAGSPFSLRRWDSKKMLVWLVVMFALLIIAFFGARKGCEAWREAARRRSGAWKMTAFQKLDFSAVDVVESLKEDNIIGKGGAGIVYHGVTHSGTELAIKRLVGRGCGDHDRGFTAEVTTLGRIRHRNIVRLLGFVSNRETNLLLYEYMPNGSLGEMLHGGKGGHLGWEARARIAAEAACGLCYLHHDCAPRIIHRDVKSNNILLDSAFEAHVADFGLAKFLGGGGGGATSECMSAIAGSYGYIAPEYAYTLRVDEKSDVYSFGVVLLELITGRRPVGSFGDGVDIVHWVRKVTTELPDTSDTAAVLAVADRRLTPEPVGLIVDLYKVAVACVEEASTARPTMREVVHMLSNSAAAQPNDLHTF; this is translated from the exons ATGCTcattccctcctccaccaccacggcCACCTCCGGCTCCTCCCTTTTATTCCCACCTCTCGCTCGCCACCACGCCGCAACCGCAGCCACAATGCcgcccatcctcctcctcctcctcgttctCATCTCCGCGCACGCCTCCGGCTCGTCGGAGCGGGACGTGTACGCGCTGGGCAAGCTCAAGGCCGCGCTCGTCCCCGCCACCTCAGGCCCCCCCTCCCCCGCGCTCGCCGACTGGGACCCGGCCGCCTCCCCGCCCACGCACTGCTCCTTCTCGGGCGTGTCCTGCGACGCGTCCACCTCCCGCGTCGTCGCGATCAACCTCACCGCGGTCCCGCTGCACGGGGGCTCCCTGCCGCCCGAGGTCGCGCTCCTCGACGCGCTCGCCAACCTCACCGTCGCCGCATGCTCGCTGCCCGGCCGCGTCCCAGCGTCGCTCGCCGCGATGCCCGCGCTCCGCCACCTCAACCTCTCCAACAACAACCTCACCGGCCCGttccccgcgccggccgccgcgggGGGCGAGCCTTACTTCCCGTTGCTTGAGCTCGTCGACGCCTACAACAACAACTTCTCCGGTCCGCTCCCGCGCTTCGGCGCCGCGCACGCGCGCCTCCGCTACCTCCACCTCGGCGGGAACTACTTCTCCGGTGCCATACCGGAGAGCTACGCTGACATCGCGGCGCTAGAGTACCTCGGCCTCAACGGCAACACGCTCTCCGGCCACGTGCCCGCCTCGCTCGCGCGCCTCAAGCGCCTGCGGGAGATGTACATCGGCTACTACAACCAGTACGACGGCGGCGTCCCGCCCGAGTTCGGCGACCTCGAGTCTCTGGTCCGGCTTGACATGAGCAGCTGCAACCTCACTGGCCCCATCCCGCCGGAGCTCGGCCGGCTCGTGCGGCTCGACACGCTCTTCCTGCTCATGAACCGCCTCTCCGGAGAGATACCCCCGGAACTGGGTGATCTCAAGAATCTTCAGTCGCTCGACCTTTCCATCAACGAGCTCACCGGCGAGATACCGGCGAGTCTGGCCAACCTCACCAACCTCAAGCTGCTAAACCTGTTCCGGAACCACCTCCGCGGCGGCATACCGGAGTTTGTGGGCGATTTCGCGCATCTGGAGGTGCTGCAGCTGTGGGAGAACAACCTCACGGGCAACCTCCCGGCCGCACTCGGAAAGAACGGCCGGCTCAAGAAGTTGGACGTGGCCACCAACCACCTCACCGGCCCAATACCGCCGGACCTGTGCTCCGGCCTGAAGCTGGAATTACTCGTGCTCATGGAGAACGGCCTGTTCGGGCCCATTCCCCAGTCGCTTGGCGACTGCAGGACGCTCACCCGCGTCCGCCTCGGCAAGAACTTCCTGAGCGGCACCGTGCCGGCTGGCCTCTTCGACCTCCCCCAGACGGACATGCTGGAGCTCAGCGACAACCTACTCACCGGCGAGCTCCCGGACGTGATCAGCGGCGATAAAATCGGCATGCTGATGCTGGGGAACAATGGAATCGGTGGCCGGATTCCTCCGTCCATTGGCAACCTCCCTGCGCTGCAGACCTTATCACTGGAGTCCAACAATTTCTCCGGCGCATTGCCGCCGGAGATCGGCAGGCTCAGGAACCTCACCAGGCTTAACATCAGTGGCAACTCGCTTAccggcgccatcccgcgggagCTCATGGGCTGCGGATCCCTCTCCGCCATCGACCTCAGCCGCAATGACCTCTCCGGTGGGATACCAGACACCATCACGTCGCTGAAGATCCTATGCACGCTGAACGTGTCAAGGAACAGGCTTTCCGGCGAGCTGCCGTCGGATATGTCCAACATGACGAGCCTCACCACGCTCGACGTCTCCTACAACCTGCTGTCCGGCCCTGTGCCGATGCAGGGCCAGCTCTTGGTGTTCAACGAGAGCTCGTTCGTCGGCAACCCCGGCCTGTGTGGTGGACCTTTCGCCGACGCTTGTTCTCCTTCGGCTGTCGGGGCGGGCTCGCCCTTCTCCTTGCGGCGGTGGGACTCCAAGAAGATGCTGGTGTGGCTCGTGGTCATGTTTGCCTTATTGATTATCGCGTTCTTTGGCGCGAGGAAGGGGTGCGAGGCATGGcgggaggcggcgaggaggcggtCAGGCGCCTGGAAGATGACGGCGTTCCAGAAGCTCGACTTCTCGGCTGTCGACGTGGTCGAGAGTCTCAAGGAGGACAACATCATCGGCAAGGGAGGCGCGGGTATCGTGTACCATGGCGTGACACATAGCGGCACCGAGCTGGCGATCAAGCGCCTCGTGGGTCGAGGCTGCGGCGACCACGACCGCGGGTTCACGGCCGAGGTGACCACGCTCGGGCGCATCCGCCACCGCAACATCGTGCGGCTACTCGGCTTCGTCTCCAATAGGGAGACCAACCTGCTGCTCTACGAGTACATGCCCAACGGGTCGCTCGGCGAGATGCTGCACGGCGGCAAGGGCGGCCACCTCGGGTGGGAGGCGAGGGCGCGCAttgcggcggaggcggcgtgCGGCCTGTGCTATCTGCACCACGACTGCGCCCCGAGGATCATTCACCGCGACGTCAAGTCCAACAACATCCTGCTGGACTCCGCGTTCGAGGCGCACGTTGCTGACTTCGGCCTTGCAAAGTTCcttggcggcggaggcggcggcgccacGTCGGAGTGCATGTCAGCTATCGCCGGTTCCTACGGCTACATCGCACCAG AGTATGCGTATACCCTCAGGGTGGATGAGAAGAGCGACGTCTACAGCTTCGGCGTGGTGCTGCTGGAGCTGATCACGGGACGCCGCCCCGTCGGCAGCTTCGGCGACGGCGTGGACATCGTCCACTGGGTCCGGAAGGTGACCACAGAGCTCCCGGATACGTCCGACACCGCGGCCGTCCTCGCCGTGGCCGACCGCCGCCTGACTCCAGAGCCGGTGGGGCTGATCGTCGACCTGTACAAGGTGGCGGTGGCGTGCGTGGAGGAGGCGAGCACGGCTCGGCCGACTATGCGCGAGGTCGTGCACATGCTCTCCAACTCCGCCGCGGCCCAGCCCAACGACCTCCACACCTTCTGA
- the LOC133931244 gene encoding protein EARLY-RESPONSIVE TO DEHYDRATION 7, chloroplastic-like, producing the protein MASHNSSTSNPNPNPTPSAPPLYPTLSMADLAPVAIGPTSSPTAADEDNAPPPSEDVLLRLPGTQLHLIDRSRSHPLAAGDLSLLRIRSGDTSLAAIALLPPIQWPLARDVAAVKLDPCHYSFSLTVPASPDDPNPEPLHYGITLSHPDPRLDGLLATCTNFSVHSVVGTKELENRVRDEVEAAAYWTAVAPNVEEYGGAVARAIATGAGHLAKGILWCGVVTVERLHWGNEVLKKRMQPGDTNAEVSPEMLRRIKRAKKVTKMSEKVATGILSGVVKVTGYFTSSVANSKAGKKFFSLLPGEIVLASLDGFGKICDAVEVAGKNVLSTSSTVTTGLVSHKYGDKAAAATNEGLDAAGHAIGTAWAVFKIRQALNPKSVLKPTTLAKSTIKANAAKLRAKHSK; encoded by the exons ATGGCATCACACAACTCCTCAACGtcgaaccctaaccctaaccccaCCCCCTCCGCCCCACCGCTCTACCCGACGCTCTCCATGGCAGACCTCGCGCCCGTCGCAATAGGGCCCACCTCGTCGCCGACAGCCGCTGACGAAGACAATGCCCCTCCGCCCTCTGAGGacgtcctcctccgcctccccgGCACGCAGCTCCACCTCATCGACCGCAGCCGCAGCCATCCGCTCGCCGCTGGCGATCTCTCCCTCCTCCGCATCCGCTCCGGCGACACCTCCCTCGCCGCCATCGCGCTCCTGCCCCCGATCCAGTGGCCACTCGCGCGCGACGTGGCCGCGGTCAAGCTCGACCCTTGCCACTACTCCTTCTCCCTCACCGTGCCCGCCTCCCCCGACGACCCCAACCCCGAGCCGCTCCACTACGGCATCACGCTCTCCCACCCCGACCCGCGCCTCGACGGCCTCCTCGCCACGTGCACCAACTTCTCCGTCCATTCCGTGGTCGGGACCAAGGAGTTGGAGAATAGGGTGCGCGACGAGGTCGAGGCCGCGGCGTACTGGACGGCGGTGGCGCCGAACGTTGAGGAGTACGGCGGCGCGGTGGCCAGGGCGATCGCGACGGGCGCAGGTCACTTAGCGAAGGGCATACTTTGGTGTGGGGTGGTGACGGTGGAGAGGCTCCATTGGGGAAATGAGGTCCTCAAGAAGAGGATGCAGCCCGGCGACACCAACGCCGAGGTCAGCCCCGAGATGCTGAGGCGGATCAAAAG GGCTAAGAAAGTGACCAAAATGTCTGAGAAAGTGGCAACTGGGATATTGTCTGGAGTTGTGAAGGTCACTGGCTATTTTACAAGCTCAGTAGCCAACTCCAAAGCTGGCAAGAAATTTTTCAGCCTACTGCCTGGAGAGATTGTTCTTGCTTCTCTTGATGGATTCG GGAAGATTTGTGACGCGGTAGAAGTGGCTGGAAAGAATGTCCTGTCTACATCATCAACTGTAACGACTGGGCTTGTATCACACAA GTACGGAGACAAAGCTGCCGCCGCAACAAACGAAGGGCTTGATGCCGCCGGCCACGCCATCGGGACGGCGTGGGCGGTGTTCAAGATCCGGCAGGCCTTGAATCCCAAGAGCGTTCTAAAACCCACGACGCTCGCCAAGTCCACCATCAAGGCGAACGCTGCTAAGCTTCGCGCGAAGCACAGCAAGTAG
- the LOC133931245 gene encoding endoplasmin homolog, which produces MRKWALSSALLLLFLLTTLPDPAKKLQVSAEESSDDLANPPKVEEKLGAVPHGLSTDSEVAQREAESISRKTLRSSAEKFEFQAEVSRLMDIIINSLYSNKDIFLRELISNASDALDKIRFLSLTDKEVLGEGDTAKLEIQIKLDKENKILSIRDRGIGMTKEDLIKNLGTIAKSGTSAFMEKMQSGGDLNLIGQFGVGFYSVYLVADYVEVVSKHNDDKQYVWESKADGSFAISEDSWNEPLGRGTEIRLHLRDEAKEYLEEDKLKDLVKKYSEFINFPIYLWATKEVDVEVPADDEESSEEEESIPETSEEEETEESDEKKPKTKTIKETTSEWELLNDVKAVWLRSPKEVTDEEYSKFYHSLAKDFGDDKPMAWSHFNAEGDVEFKALLFVPPKAPHDLYESYYNTNKSSLKLYVRRVFISDEFDELLPKYLSFLKGIVDSDTLPLNVSREMLQQHSSLKTIKKKLIRKALDMIRKIAEEDPDEYSNKDKTDEEKNAMEEKKGQYAKFWNEFGKSIKLGIIEDATNRNRLAKLLRFESSKSEGKLASLDEYISRMKPGQKDIFYITGSSKEQLEKSPFLERLTKKNYEVIFFTDPVDEYLMQYLMDYEDKKFQNVSKEGLKLGKDSKLKDLKESFKELTDWWKKALDSENVDSVKISNRLHDTPCVVVTSKYGWSANMEKIMQAQTLSDSSKQAYMRGKRVLEINPRHPIIKELRDKVAQDSESDSLKQTASLVYQTALMESGFNLPNPKEFASSIYKSVQKSLDLSPDATVEEEDEAEEQPEIEEKESAKDESEPSSQYDKDEL; this is translated from the exons ATGCGCAAGTGGGCGCTCTCCTCcgcgctgctcctcctcttcctcctcaccaCCCTCCCCGATCCAG CTAAGAAGCTTCAAGTGAGTGCTGAGGAGAGCAGTGATGACTTAGCGAACCCGCCCAAGGTAGAGGAGAAGCTTGGTGCCGTTCCCCATGGCCTGTCCACCGACTCTGAGGTTGCCCAGAG GGAAGCCGAGTCGATCTCTAGGAAGACACTCAGGAGCTCGGCGGAGAAGTTTGAGTTCCAAGCCGAGGTGTCCAGACTCATGGACATCATCATCAACTCACTCTACAGCAACAAGGACATCTTCCTGAGGGAGCTCATATCCAATGCCTCTGAT GCCTTGGATAAGATTAGGTTCCTTTCCCTTACTGATAAGGAGGTTCTGGGTGAAGGTGACACTGCTAAGCTTGAAATCCAG ATTAAATTGGACAAAGAGAACAAGATCCTCTCCATTCGGGATAGGGGTATTGGTATGACCAAGGAAGATCTGATTAAGAACCTAGGAACCATTGCGAAATCTGGGACTTCGG CTTTCATGGAAAAGATGCAGTCTGGAGGTGACCTCAATCTGATTGGGCAGTTTGGTGTTGGCTTCTATTCAGTATACTTGGTTGCTGACTATGTCGAAGTGGTCAGCAAGCACAATGATGACAAACA ATATGTGTGGGAGTCAAAAGCTGATGGATCATTTGCGATCTCCGAGGATTCATGGAATGAACCCCTTGGCCGTGGAACTGAGATAAGACTACATCTGCGAGATGAGGCCAAGGAGTACTTGGAAGAAGACAAGCTAAAG GATTTGGTGAAGAAGTACTCTGAGTTCATCAATTTCCCCATTTATTTGTGGGCAACCAAGGAGGTTGATGTTGAAGTGCCAGCCGATGATGAGGAATCAAGTGAAGAAGAGGAATCCA TCCCAGAAACTTCGGAGGAGGAAGAGACAGAAGAAAGTGACGAGAAAAAGCCTAAGACAAAGACAATAAAGGAGACTACTTCTGAATGGGAGCTTCTGAATGATGTGAAGGCCGTATGGCTTCGTAGCCCAAAGGAGGTTACTGACGAAGAATACTCAAAGTTTTACCACTCACTAGCCAAG GACTTTGGTGATGACAAGCCTATGGCTTGGAGCCACTTCAATGCTGAGGGAGATGTTGAGTTCAAAGCTTTGCTCTTTGTTCCCCCGAAAGCCCCACATGATCTCTATGAGAGTTACTACAACACTAACAAGTCCAGCCTCAAGTTGTATGTTAGAAGAGTTTTTATCtctgatgaatttgatgagCTCCTTCCGAAGTATCTCAGCTTTTTGAAG GGTATCGTTGACTCAGACACACTGCCTCTGAATGTATCACGAGAAATGCTTCAACAACATAGCAGTCTGAAGACCATCAAAAAGAAATTGATCCGCAAAGCTCTCGACATGATTAGGAaaattgctgaagaagatcCGGATGAGTACAGCAACAAAGATAAGACAG atgaagaaaaaaatgcaatggaggagaaaAAGGGCCAGTATGCCAAGTTCTGGAATGAGTTTGGCAAATCAATCAAGCTGGGGATCATTGAAGATGCAACTAACAGGAACCGCCTTGCTAAGCTTCTTAGATTTGAAAG ttcCAAGTCAGAAGGCAAACTCGCCTCTCTTGATGAGTACATTTCAAGGATGAAACCAGGGCAGAAGGACATCTTCTACATCACAGGAAGCAGCAAAGAACAGCTGGAGAAGTCTCCATTCCTTGAGAGGCTAACAAAGAAGAACTATGAG GTTATCTTCTTCACTGACCCTGTTGATGAGTACTTGATGCAATACCTCATGGACTACGAGGACAAGAAGTTCCAGAACGTGTCCAAGGAGGGCTTGAAGCTCGGCAAGGACTCGAAGCTTAAGGACCTCAAGGAGTCCTTCAAGGAGCTGACGGACTGGTGGAAGAAGGCCCTTGACAGCGAGAACGTGGACTCCGTGAAGATCAGCAATCGGCTGCACGACACCCCCTGCGTGGTGGTGACCTCCAAGTACGGCTGGAGCGCCAACATGGAGAAGATCATGCAGGCGCAGACCCTCTCGGACTCCAGCAAGCAGGCGTACATGCGCGGCAAGAGGGTCCTCGAGATCAACCCCAGGCACCCCATCATCAAGGAGCTCCGTGACAAAGTCGCCCAAGACAGCGAG AGCGATAGCTTGAAGCAGACGGCGAGTCTGGTGTACCAGACCGCCCTGATGGAGAGCGGCTTTAACCTCCCCAACCCCAAGGAGTTCGCCTCCAGCATCTACAAGTCCGTGCAGAAGAGCCTGGACCTGAGCCCCGACGCGACTgtcgaggaggaagacgaggccGAGGAGCAGCCGGAGATTGAAGAGAAGGAATCGGCCAAAGACGAGTCCGAGCCGTCGTCGCAGTATGACAAGGACGAGCTGTAG
- the LOC133931248 gene encoding thaumatin-like protein 1b isoform X2 → MWPGILSNAGVSPPSTTGFVLPSGQSLTVTVASTWSGRIWGRTLCVTDSSGSFACATGDCGSGAVECSGSGAAPPATLAEFTLAGGTGGNDFYDVSLVDGFNMPMLVAPQVPSATNGSCQATGCPADLNKACPADLRVASSDGGAAAVACRSACEAFREARYCCSGAYGSPATCAPTSYSLFFKAACPSAYSYAYDDATSTFTCAAAGGGYDVVFCPSTSSQKSGGNAEAPSNPTMPFSGDAEHLASRKAVAALLVVIVSVVSTRRW, encoded by the exons ATGTGGCCGGGCATCCTCTCCAACGCCGGTGTTTCGCCACCGTCCACCACCGGCTTCGTGCTCCCCTCGGGCCAGTCCCTCACGGTCACCGTCGCCTCCACGTGGTCCGGCCGTATCTGGGGCCGCACGCTCTGCGTCACGGATtcctccggcagcttcgcctgcgCCACGGGCGACTGCGGCTCGGGTGCCGTCGAGTGCTCCGGCAGCGGCGCCGCTCCTCCGGCTACCCTGGCCGAGTTCACGCTCGCCGGCGGCACCGGCGGGAACGACTTCTACGACGTCAGCCTCGTCGACGGCTTCAACATGCCGATGCTCGTGGCGCCGCAGGTGCCGTCGGCGACCAACGGTAGCTGCCAGGCCACGGGCTGCCCCGCGGACCTGAACAAGGCGTGCCCCGCGGACCTCCGCGTGGCGTCTTCcgacggcggcgcggcggcggtggcgtgcAGGAGTGCGTGCGAGGCGTTCCGGGAGGCGCGGTACTGCTGCAGCGGCGCGTACGGGTCGCCGGCGACGTGCGCGCCCACGTCGTACTCGCTTTTCTTCAAGGCGGCGTGCCCGAGCGCGTACAGCTACGCGTACGACGACGCGACGTCGACGTTCACctgcgcggcggccggcggcggctaCGACGTCGTGTTCTGCCCCAGCACGTCCAG CCAAAAATCTGGCGGGAATGCCGAGGCACCCAGCAACCCAACAATGCCGTTCTCCGGAGATGCGGAGCACTTGGCGAGCAGGAAGGCCGTCGCTGCCCTCCTGGTTGTCATCGTCTCGGTGGTATCAACTCGGCGCTGGTGA
- the LOC133931248 gene encoding thaumatin-like protein 1b isoform X1, translating to MHEQTCTLSLVSIPSIPFSSMGALLPLLSLLCSLTLLLQGAEPATFTITNSCDYTMWPGILSNAGVSPPSTTGFVLPSGQSLTVTVASTWSGRIWGRTLCVTDSSGSFACATGDCGSGAVECSGSGAAPPATLAEFTLAGGTGGNDFYDVSLVDGFNMPMLVAPQVPSATNGSCQATGCPADLNKACPADLRVASSDGGAAAVACRSACEAFREARYCCSGAYGSPATCAPTSYSLFFKAACPSAYSYAYDDATSTFTCAAAGGGYDVVFCPSTSSQKSGGNAEAPSNPTMPFSGDAEHLASRKAVAALLVVIVSVVSTRRW from the exons ATGCATGAGCAGACTTGTACCTTGTCTCTGGTTAGTATCCCTTCCATCCCTTTCTCCTCCATGGGAGCacttctccctcttctctctctactCTGCAGCCTCACATTACTCCTCCAAG GTGCAGAGCCTGCGACGTTCACCATAACCAACAGCTGCGACTACACGATGTGGCCGGGCATCCTCTCCAACGCCGGTGTTTCGCCACCGTCCACCACCGGCTTCGTGCTCCCCTCGGGCCAGTCCCTCACGGTCACCGTCGCCTCCACGTGGTCCGGCCGTATCTGGGGCCGCACGCTCTGCGTCACGGATtcctccggcagcttcgcctgcgCCACGGGCGACTGCGGCTCGGGTGCCGTCGAGTGCTCCGGCAGCGGCGCCGCTCCTCCGGCTACCCTGGCCGAGTTCACGCTCGCCGGCGGCACCGGCGGGAACGACTTCTACGACGTCAGCCTCGTCGACGGCTTCAACATGCCGATGCTCGTGGCGCCGCAGGTGCCGTCGGCGACCAACGGTAGCTGCCAGGCCACGGGCTGCCCCGCGGACCTGAACAAGGCGTGCCCCGCGGACCTCCGCGTGGCGTCTTCcgacggcggcgcggcggcggtggcgtgcAGGAGTGCGTGCGAGGCGTTCCGGGAGGCGCGGTACTGCTGCAGCGGCGCGTACGGGTCGCCGGCGACGTGCGCGCCCACGTCGTACTCGCTTTTCTTCAAGGCGGCGTGCCCGAGCGCGTACAGCTACGCGTACGACGACGCGACGTCGACGTTCACctgcgcggcggccggcggcggctaCGACGTCGTGTTCTGCCCCAGCACGTCCAG CCAAAAATCTGGCGGGAATGCCGAGGCACCCAGCAACCCAACAATGCCGTTCTCCGGAGATGCGGAGCACTTGGCGAGCAGGAAGGCCGTCGCTGCCCTCCTGGTTGTCATCGTCTCGGTGGTATCAACTCGGCGCTGGTGA
- the LOC133931249 gene encoding chaperone protein dnaJ 11, chloroplastic-like, translating into MASFASASAAAAALPPCAAGTRRGSRCVARASAVAVAPAGTARTHYEVLGVGAGASRGEIKAAYRRLAREVHPDAAGCGDESFIQLHAAYATLADPDERARYDRAVARPAAFRRAPSAFQPRRWETDQCW; encoded by the coding sequence ATGGCTTCGTTTGCATCGGCgtctgccgctgccgctgctctTCCGCCCTGCGCCGCTGGGACTCGTCGTGGCAGCCGGTGCGTGGCCCGTGCGtccgcggtggcggtggcgccggcgggAACGGCGAGGACGCACTACGAGGTGCTCGGGGTGGGGGCCGGAGCCAGCAGGGGGGAGATCAAGGCCGCGTACCGGCGCCTGGCGAGGGAGGTGCACCCGGACGCCGCCGGATGCGGCGACGAGAGCTTCATCCAGCTGCACGCTGCGTACGCCACGCTCGCCGATCCCGACGAGCGCGCGCGATACGACCGCGCCGTGGCCCGGCCCGCGGCGTTCAGGCGGGCGCCTTCTGCGTTTCAGCCGCGGAGGTGGGAGACGGACCAGTGCTGGTAG